A region from the Bacillota bacterium genome encodes:
- a CDS encoding GNAT family N-acetyltransferase, with translation MGRSRADKTPVGSGITLRPVTLADLDCFKTWWAEPEANRLDSGVAREAPGGHFLDEIGRLIIGGGLPTWRMVEAEGAGPVGYALYRGYDRVGKSAEMAIRIGLEHWGKGYGTAATRLLLDYLFETLRVRRVWLEVVDFNERAIRMYRKVGFRETSRIPAQGDRPGIVTMEVRRSSPSDRRRIV, from the coding sequence TTGGGCCGATCGCGCGCGGATAAGACCCCGGTTGGTAGCGGGATCACTCTCCGTCCAGTCACGCTGGCGGATCTGGACTGTTTCAAGACTTGGTGGGCCGAACCGGAAGCCAACCGGCTGGACTCGGGAGTCGCCCGGGAGGCCCCCGGCGGGCACTTCCTGGATGAGATCGGCCGGCTGATCATTGGCGGCGGGCTCCCCACATGGCGGATGGTTGAAGCCGAGGGAGCCGGTCCGGTCGGATACGCCCTCTATCGCGGCTACGACCGGGTCGGCAAGAGCGCCGAGATGGCCATCCGGATTGGTCTCGAGCATTGGGGAAAGGGCTACGGAACGGCGGCTACCCGTCTGCTCCTTGATTATTTGTTCGAGACCCTGAGGGTCAGACGGGTCTGGTTGGAAGTCGTCGACTTCAACGAGCGGGCCATCAGGATGTACCGCAAGGTCGGTTTTCGCGAGACGTCCAGAATCCCGGCCCAGGGCGATCGGCCAGGCATCGTGACCATGGAGGTCAGGCGATCGTCGCCATCGGACCGGCGCAGGATCGTCTAG